A single genomic interval of Candidatus Bipolaricaulota bacterium harbors:
- a CDS encoding O-antigen ligase family protein yields MSLLKKMESFSDDEFSGLNLKKIVFLSIVIVFASAMIVFYSPLLAISFFVGAIFVVLTFLRPKLILLFLIAYIAFEPFVLKYVPDSIYIFARYFSEGLLYLLTLVAFLKILYTRKYKKTPIDIPMLIFFIVMIISAVVNFVPLKISVLGIRQIIRFILLFYTIVYLNLDKNFIKQIIKVLLIILVFQSGVGVLQAAIGAPADSILIPEDRKFYGDIQLTSGTDQFWEPGQRVSAFMGRYDQLGTFLCLVLLIAVGLMYYNPEFIRKKYVKWLIFILGFPALILTYSRASWFGFLGAFLFIAIFLRKDRRVLIVFVILVALLSSYLLYSGIAVKYLTDVPGQTISERFFEAFSLARWRGEYYYFGRLYFFVNTLTTVLPAYPVFGAGPGQYGGGAVAALHNTTVYDKLSLPFGVYGTEGYIDNNWFSLLGETGIVGFCAYVVAFVLLLVYNLKVYKSTKDKFLRALSFACVGIVLAVGFQALLGTYLEVRTLAFYFWLTLACVVSLAQKEKLKV; encoded by the coding sequence ATGTCTTTGTTAAAAAAAATGGAGTCGTTTTCGGACGACGAATTTTCAGGACTTAATTTAAAAAAGATTGTTTTTTTATCAATCGTGATTGTATTCGCCAGCGCGATGATAGTTTTTTATTCGCCGCTGCTCGCCATAAGTTTTTTCGTCGGCGCGATTTTCGTTGTGTTGACGTTTCTTCGACCTAAATTAATCTTGCTTTTTTTGATCGCCTATATAGCTTTTGAACCGTTTGTTTTAAAATATGTCCCGGACTCGATATATATCTTTGCCAGATATTTCAGCGAAGGCTTGTTGTATTTATTGACGCTGGTCGCTTTTTTGAAAATTTTGTACACCAGAAAATATAAGAAAACGCCGATTGACATTCCCATGCTGATTTTTTTTATTGTCATGATAATTTCAGCTGTGGTTAATTTCGTGCCACTGAAGATTTCAGTTTTGGGCATCAGGCAAATAATCCGATTTATTTTGCTTTTTTACACCATAGTATATTTGAATCTCGACAAAAATTTTATTAAACAAATTATCAAAGTGTTGTTGATAATTTTGGTTTTTCAAAGTGGAGTGGGCGTATTGCAGGCGGCTATCGGAGCGCCGGCGGACAGTATTTTGATTCCCGAAGACAGGAAGTTTTACGGCGACATTCAGCTGACTTCAGGCACTGATCAATTTTGGGAGCCGGGTCAGAGAGTCAGCGCCTTTATGGGCAGATATGATCAGCTGGGAACATTTTTATGTTTGGTTTTGCTGATCGCGGTCGGTCTGATGTATTACAACCCGGAATTTATCAGAAAGAAATATGTTAAATGGCTGATTTTTATCTTGGGTTTTCCCGCTTTGATTTTGACCTATTCGCGCGCGTCTTGGTTCGGTTTTTTGGGAGCTTTTTTATTCATTGCGATTTTTTTACGAAAAGACAGAAGAGTGCTTATCGTTTTCGTGATTTTGGTCGCGTTGCTGTCTTCGTATTTATTGTACTCCGGCATTGCCGTGAAATATTTGACGGACGTGCCCGGTCAAACCATCTCGGAGAGATTTTTCGAAGCGTTTTCATTGGCCAGATGGCGGGGAGAATATTATTATTTCGGCCGGTTGTATTTTTTCGTAAATACGTTAACCACGGTTTTGCCCGCGTATCCGGTTTTCGGGGCCGGACCCGGTCAATACGGCGGGGGAGCGGTGGCGGCTCTGCATAATACGACCGTTTACGACAAATTGAGCTTGCCTTTCGGCGTTTACGGCACTGAAGGTTATATCGATAACAATTGGTTCTCATTACTCGGAGAGACCGGCATTGTGGGATTTTGCGCTTATGTGGTGGCTTTTGTGCTGTTGTTGGTTTATAATTTAAAAGTATATAAATCGACCAAGGATAAGTTTTTGCGGGCATTGTCGTTCGCTTGCGTGGGCATTGTTTTGGCCGTCGGTTTTCAAGCCTTGCTCGGCACTTACCTTGAAGTGCGCACGTTGGCGTTTTATTTCTGGTTGACGCTGGCTTGCGTGGTTTCCTTGGCGCAAAAAGAAAAATTAAAAGTTTGA